The Microbacterium sp. SORGH_AS_0862 region CACCGAGGAGCTCATCGAGACCTGGATCGAGTACAAGATCGAGAACGAGATCCAGCCGATCGCTCAGCGCCCGCACCCCTTCGAGTACGAGCTCTACTTCGGCGTCTGACGCCGAGAGCTTCGCGCTTTCGACGAAGAACCGCCCCGGCATGTGCCGGGGCGGTTCTTCGTCGTTCGGCTCAGCCGAACGAACCGCCGCTCATGGCGGCAATGAGCGCCATCAACAGGAAGATGCCGACCGCGATCGCGAGCAGCAGCACGATGTGGCCGAGGATCATGCCGATGATGGCGTTCGTGCGACCGACGCCTCCCGTGCGCTTCGCCTTCGACAGGCCCGCGTAGCCGAGCGCCACGGAGCAGATGCTCAGCGGGAACGTCATGATCACGATGAAGAACCCGAGGAAGGGGATCAGCAGGCTGAGCAGGGATGCGGCGGAGATCGCGCCGAGGATCATCGACCACAGTGCGGGGTTGTTGGACGGGGCACCGTCCGCCGTCGGCGTGGCCTGGTGCGGGGCCGGGTAGCGGGGCTGAGGCGCATACCCGACCTGCGGCTGGCCGTAACTCAGTGCAGGCGGGTAGCCG contains the following coding sequences:
- a CDS encoding DUF4190 domain-containing protein produces the protein MSDPQQPSEPHTAAPDGSLQPEPMVGGPQPAPQTGYPAQPAPGSGAYQAGQPPYGVPPQPHGAPPQPTYPGYAPPAYPPAQGYGRPPAQGYAPAPGYGPPPQTPGYPPALSYGQPQVGYAPQPRYPAPHQATPTADGAPSNNPALWSMILGAISAASLLSLLIPFLGFFIVIMTFPLSICSVALGYAGLSKAKRTGGVGRTNAIIGMILGHIVLLLAIAVGIFLLMALIAAMSGGSFG